A genome region from bacterium includes the following:
- a CDS encoding MogA/MoaB family molybdenum cofactor biosynthesis protein encodes MECRFRVGVLTLSDKGSRGEREDLSGALIKELLSTGPFDPALYEVIPDDAGTIVERLVQWADVEKADLILTTGGTGLGPRDVTPEATKSVINFEVPGMAEAMRAASMLKTPHAMISRAVAGVRGKTLIVNLPGSPKGVRENLEVILPALPHALEKLAGDPSDCAR; translated from the coding sequence ATGGAGTGCAGATTCAGGGTGGGGGTTCTTACCCTCTCCGATAAAGGGTCGCGGGGCGAGCGCGAGGACCTTTCCGGGGCGCTTATAAAGGAGCTTCTTTCCACCGGCCCCTTCGACCCCGCCCTTTACGAGGTCATACCCGACGATGCGGGAACGATAGTAGAGAGGCTGGTGCAGTGGGCCGACGTTGAGAAGGCCGACCTGATACTCACCACGGGCGGCACCGGGCTCGGGCCGAGGGACGTGACCCCCGAGGCCACGAAATCGGTGATTAATTTCGAGGTTCCGGGGATGGCGGAGGCTATGCGGGCGGCGAGTATGTTAAAGACCCCCCACGCCATGATCTCGCGGGCGGTCGCAGGAGTACGGGGAAAGACCCTGATCGTCAATCTGCCGGGAAGCCCCAAGGGAGTCAGGGAGAATCTTGAAGTCATACTTCCGGCCTTGCCCCATGCTCTTGAAAAATTAGCGGGAGATCCGTCGGATTGCGCCAGATAA
- a CDS encoding MOSC domain-containing protein has translation MATLVSINISDKKGMRKTPIPAVLITFTGLAGDAHSGDWHRMVSLLAEESIDKMRAMGLDVKAGDFAENLTTRGLDLLALPLGSKIKVGPVLMEITQHGKECHTRCAIYHQAGDCVMPKEGIFAKVLSEGEVKNGDEIVIVKGE, from the coding sequence ATGGCGACACTGGTTTCCATTAACATAAGCGATAAAAAGGGGATGAGAAAAACCCCGATTCCGGCGGTACTCATAACCTTTACCGGCCTTGCGGGCGACGCCCACTCCGGCGACTGGCACAGGATGGTCAGCCTCCTCGCCGAGGAGTCGATAGACAAGATGCGCGCGATGGGGCTTGACGTGAAGGCGGGCGATTTCGCCGAAAACCTCACCACGCGGGGGCTCGATCTCCTCGCCCTGCCGCTCGGCTCGAAGATCAAGGTCGGCCCGGTGCTCATGGAGATAACCCAGCACGGCAAGGAGTGCCACACGCGCTGCGCGATCTACCATCAGGCGGGCGACTGCGTCATGCCCAAGGAAGGGATCTTCGCGAAGGTGCTCAGCGAGGGCGAGGTCAAAAACGGCGACGAAATCGTCATCGTAAAGGGAGAGTGA